In the Sulfurovum sp. UBA12169 genome, TCGCAGGGACAAAGAGCTTGAGCTTGAAATGCTTTCTGACCCCAAGGAGTGTGCCGAGCATTTAATGCTCGTAGACCTAGGAAGAAATGATGTGGGCCGAGTGGCAAAAACAGGAACCGTCAAAGTTACCGAAATGATGCGCGTAGAACGCTATAGCCATGTGATGCATATGGTTTCTGATGTAGAAGCCATTCTTCAAGAAGATAAAGATATGTTTGATCTCTTTGCGGCAACATTTACCGCAGGAACGATGACGGGTGCGCCCAAAATAAAAGCCATGGAGCTGATTGCGCACTATGAAAACCTAAAGCGTGGTTTTTACAGCGGGAGTGTAGGTTATTTTTCCTTCAACGGAAATATGGATTCAGCGATTGCCATTCGCACCGCGCTTATCAAGTCTGACAGTATTACACTCCAAGCAGGCGCGGGAATTGTAGCGGATTCGAAGCCTGAACTCGAGTATCTTGAAGTGAAAAATAAATTAGGGGCGCTCATGGCTACCCTTAAAGAGATGGAAACTTTTTAGCCATGAAACAACTCTTCGCCATCTTTGGCAACCCGGTTGCACATTCAAAATCACCGCTCATGCATAATCTTGCCTTCAAAGGGTTAAACTACCCTGCATGCTATACGCGCTATCTGCTCAGAGACGGAAAGCGACTTAAAGAGACTTTTTTTGCTTTAGGCCTAAAGGGTGCCAATATTACCGTACCCCACAAAGAAGAAGCCTTTAAGGCGTGTGATGCAGTAGATAGTTTTGCCCAAAAGGTAGGAGCGGTCAATACAATTGTAGAGCATGAAGGCAGACTCTATGGCTACAATACAGACGCACCGGGTTTTCTTAAGACAATACAATCGCTTAAAGAAATCAAAACGATTCTCCTTCTGGGCGCCGGAGGCACAGCAAGGTCCACTGCTGCTATATTGAGAGATACGGGACATGAAGTAATCCTTTTAAACCGAAGTGCCGGGCGCTTAAAATACTATGAAGAGGAAGAGTTTGAAACGTATACCTTTGATAACTTTCAGCCAAAAACCTATGACCTTGTGATTAATATGACGTCAGCCGGCCTGGAAGACGATCTTCTTCCGGCCCCGGAAGAAATACTTAAAAAGATCATCCCCTCTTCTAAAGCTTGCATAGATATCATTTACGGGAAAAACACCCCTTTTTTACAATGGGCCAAAATCTACAATAAACCAACCAAAGACGGCAGCGATATGCTTCTTCATCAGGG is a window encoding:
- a CDS encoding shikimate dehydrogenase, with amino-acid sequence MKQLFAIFGNPVAHSKSPLMHNLAFKGLNYPACYTRYLLRDGKRLKETFFALGLKGANITVPHKEEAFKACDAVDSFAQKVGAVNTIVEHEGRLYGYNTDAPGFLKTIQSLKEIKTILLLGAGGTARSTAAILRDTGHEVILLNRSAGRLKYYEEEEFETYTFDNFQPKTYDLVINMTSAGLEDDLLPAPEEILKKIIPSSKACIDIIYGKNTPFLQWAKIYNKPTKDGSDMLLHQGVIAFDYFTGHRFAQRDIEPHMKQAFLL